Proteins encoded by one window of Flavobacterium sp. N502540:
- a CDS encoding type VI secretion system Vgr family protein translates to MLQQKIIFGVDRKEVSHYTSIEVIQSINNHHKFTIKVPHSVIEQPRAFTMENAQSWLGKVVHIVLERENNFLGIVTNIEYAQELGHVGSQIILTGYSKTILLESGEKLHSWEDSTLQEIIQEIIQDAAGEQLQNDIKPEFTTKIDYQTQYLETDFRYIQRLAKQYNEWLYYDGEKLFFGKPVATNKTIKLTYNKDLYNLNISVKATPNQFAGFTYNENSNTLYRAKTQDKIEGLPKLGNQAFDASEKLYATPSFEYGRIATGDDMFLERILKRRQESVMADANFITATSKNNTLKIGSVITIDSQQVIDKIDAYNKKLDNSKVNYQTSEIGTYIITEITHKATDIGEYENSFKALPAFIKKLPEPQITFPLAQTQQAIVVENADPKNNGRIRVKMLWQQTKNLRTPWLRVMTPDAGSSSEVSTNRGMVFIPEVGDHVMLGFRYNDPDRPFVIGSLFNGKIGAGGQTNNNIKSIYTRTGSTITFDEGASSILVKDPSGNTWFMDGKGNINVNAPKNITMHAGEDFIVHAGKNIRIDAGENMDCDAGKNISQTAGNDLTQTASGDITETSDNRKELVDKDFTRQADISSELASGVTIFSNKENLTLQSGKTVEVNSVEKSKMF, encoded by the coding sequence ATGTTACAGCAAAAAATTATATTCGGAGTTGATCGAAAAGAAGTTTCGCATTATACTTCTATAGAAGTTATACAAAGCATCAACAACCACCATAAATTCACAATAAAAGTACCTCATTCGGTAATAGAACAACCCAGAGCTTTTACGATGGAAAATGCTCAAAGTTGGTTAGGAAAAGTGGTGCATATCGTTTTGGAGAGGGAAAACAATTTTCTTGGAATAGTAACCAATATTGAGTACGCACAGGAATTAGGACATGTTGGGAGTCAAATTATCCTGACAGGTTACTCAAAAACCATTCTATTAGAATCAGGAGAAAAACTGCATTCCTGGGAAGACAGCACTTTGCAGGAAATCATACAGGAAATCATACAAGATGCAGCAGGGGAACAATTGCAAAACGATATAAAACCTGAATTTACAACCAAAATTGATTATCAGACACAATATCTGGAAACTGATTTTAGATACATTCAGCGTTTGGCTAAACAATACAATGAATGGTTGTATTATGATGGTGAAAAACTTTTTTTTGGAAAACCAGTAGCCACAAACAAAACCATAAAATTAACTTATAATAAAGATTTATACAACCTAAACATATCGGTTAAGGCTACACCAAATCAGTTTGCGGGTTTTACTTATAATGAAAATTCCAATACCCTATATAGAGCCAAAACTCAGGACAAAATTGAAGGCTTGCCAAAACTGGGCAATCAGGCTTTTGATGCATCTGAAAAGTTATACGCTACTCCTTCTTTTGAGTACGGACGAATAGCTACTGGTGATGATATGTTTTTAGAAAGAATCTTAAAAAGAAGACAAGAAAGTGTCATGGCCGATGCTAATTTTATCACAGCAACCAGCAAAAATAATACTTTAAAGATAGGCTCTGTAATCACTATCGATTCCCAGCAGGTAATAGATAAAATTGATGCTTATAATAAAAAGTTAGATAACAGTAAAGTTAATTACCAAACCAGTGAAATAGGAACTTACATTATCACTGAAATTACCCATAAAGCTACCGATATCGGTGAGTACGAAAATAGTTTTAAGGCTCTGCCGGCTTTTATCAAGAAACTACCTGAGCCGCAAATAACTTTTCCATTGGCTCAAACACAACAAGCCATAGTAGTGGAGAATGCCGACCCCAAAAACAACGGAAGAATAAGAGTGAAAATGCTTTGGCAGCAAACAAAAAACTTAAGAACACCATGGCTTAGAGTGATGACGCCCGATGCAGGATCAAGCTCTGAGGTTTCTACCAACAGAGGAATGGTTTTTATTCCTGAAGTAGGTGACCATGTGATGCTTGGTTTTCGCTATAACGATCCTGACCGCCCTTTTGTAATTGGAAGTTTGTTTAATGGGAAAATTGGTGCCGGTGGACAAACCAACAATAATATTAAAAGTATTTACACCAGAACTGGGAGCACTATAACCTTTGACGAAGGTGCAAGCAGCATTTTAGTCAAAGATCCATCAGGCAACACCTGGTTTATGGATGGAAAAGGGAACATTAATGTTAATGCACCAAAAAATATCACCATGCATGCTGGGGAAGATTTTATTGTTCACGCAGGTAAAAATATAAGAATTGATGCGGGCGAAAACATGGATTGTGATGCAGGAAAAAATATATCTCAAACAGCAGGTAATGATCTAACCCAAACAGCAAGCGGAGATATTACCGAGACTTCTGATAATAGAAAAGAATTGGTGGATAAAGACTTTACGCGTCAGGCAGATATTTCTAGTGAATTAGCTTCCGGGGTTACTATTTTTAGCAATAAAGAGAATTTAACCCTGCAAAGCGGTAAGACAGTAGAGGTAAATAGTGTAGAGAAATCTAAAATGTTTTAA
- a CDS encoding DUF2235 domain-containing protein, protein MATNVSFGNYTPPPPPKGTIDIRIGVFFDGTQNNRTNTNARSAKKGSDANKAYHKMSDKETDSYMNDLSNVARKELHYAKDEYTDSIYIEGIGTDDLGADTDDASTVFGIGHLGVAYGSGSQGVVSKVKKGCDKLAEKALLLKGKDKINTLTVDVFGFSRGAAAARNFIYELSKKNSTDIWGSHLAKYKIAYNRLQVRFVGLYDTVSSYDPNASNTTTDPNFDNDVSELHLNDLNLEINDLYKAKKIIHFCADDEHRKNFMLTPTAKKAGGQDFYLPGVHSDVGGCYTDNMNELNFQIMDLDNYWGDGYNDDDYDEILNNDLTNLIAHGWFTKLEVVKPDSDHQTFINRKGIRNTYSFVTLHLMAEKLNTEYKGTIKMTELSKYFGIPKPSKPELLDLNKVKQRLENYINGKQPQMTYYTYYEIEQMRKKLDLKSAKDVASFNIKVNDHNMLKQLRSKYIHWNSRFGDGIGSYEPNYKISGKTIVRTRLKEPNS, encoded by the coding sequence ATGGCAACAAACGTTAGTTTTGGTAATTACACGCCGCCACCCCCACCTAAAGGAACAATTGATATACGAATTGGTGTTTTTTTCGATGGTACACAAAATAACAGAACAAATACAAACGCTAGATCAGCAAAAAAAGGCAGTGATGCAAATAAAGCCTACCATAAGATGTCTGATAAAGAAACGGACAGCTATATGAATGATTTATCAAATGTTGCTCGAAAGGAACTACATTATGCCAAAGATGAATATACTGATAGTATTTATATAGAAGGTATTGGTACTGATGATTTGGGTGCTGATACAGACGATGCATCTACTGTATTTGGAATTGGACACTTGGGGGTTGCTTATGGGTCTGGAAGTCAAGGTGTTGTATCTAAGGTAAAAAAAGGATGCGATAAGCTTGCCGAAAAAGCGTTACTATTAAAAGGCAAAGACAAAATAAATACCTTAACAGTTGACGTATTTGGTTTTAGTCGAGGTGCTGCTGCAGCTCGGAACTTTATTTATGAATTGAGCAAAAAAAACAGTACAGATATTTGGGGTTCACATCTTGCAAAATATAAAATAGCTTACAACCGATTACAGGTTCGCTTTGTGGGACTTTATGACACTGTTTCTTCTTATGACCCAAATGCTTCAAATACCACAACTGATCCAAACTTTGATAATGATGTTAGTGAACTACACTTAAATGATCTTAATTTAGAAATTAACGATTTATACAAAGCTAAAAAAATAATTCATTTTTGCGCTGATGATGAGCATCGTAAAAATTTTATGCTAACGCCTACCGCAAAAAAGGCAGGAGGTCAAGATTTTTATTTACCGGGGGTACACTCTGATGTTGGAGGTTGCTATACAGATAACATGAATGAACTTAATTTTCAGATTATGGACTTAGATAATTATTGGGGTGATGGATACAACGATGATGATTATGATGAAATACTAAATAACGATCTGACCAATTTAATTGCCCATGGATGGTTTACAAAATTAGAAGTTGTAAAACCCGATAGTGATCATCAAACCTTCATTAATCGCAAAGGCATTCGCAACACCTATAGTTTTGTTACCCTTCATCTTATGGCTGAAAAACTCAATACAGAATATAAGGGAACAATTAAAATGACAGAATTAAGTAAATATTTTGGCATTCCAAAACCGAGTAAACCGGAGCTGTTAGATTTGAACAAAGTAAAACAGCGTTTAGAGAATTACATCAACGGCAAACAACCTCAAATGACTTATTATACCTATTACGAAATCGAGCAAATGCGAAAAAAACTCGATTTAAAAAGCGCAAAGGATGTAGCGAGTTTTAATATAAAAGTGAACGACCATAATATGTTGAAGCAATTAAGAAGCAAATACATACATTGGAATTCTAGATTTGGAGATGGGATAGGTTCTTATGAACCCAATTATAAAATTTCGGGTAAAACTATTGTTAGAACCCGCTTAAAAGAACCCAACTCATGA
- a CDS encoding DUF2931 family protein, which yields MKKKLFLLLLIILFSCKPEMKKYEWLPTANAPELYPTYIHDGHFYLEDGGSVYIPTAGANSNGWGNTGSTHTQGEDLKALPVKMDITWASYIEKKFYTGSWDMPIDTLKKLFEKGTIAWRDGRISNYSEIRVSCAPGGIVVVWVYGDDQQIEVARFQATETHVAMKELIPANPTLTYEKYFDVSESVPEAYENLKKSGIQYDIWDIYRKKYNWRARVEIPNHKLMNIGFKMYNGEEETIFNKKIIEPIQENLFELRAIPKQLNFIFEDNKKLQTVFEVKPFDEEEIMGLFKHADPSKPIEIILRMNEDFSNRSLIFKQGEKEISIKKIDFENMWKYEN from the coding sequence ATGAAAAAAAAACTTTTTTTATTACTACTAATTATATTATTTTCTTGCAAACCCGAAATGAAAAAATACGAATGGCTGCCTACAGCTAATGCTCCAGAATTATATCCGACCTACATTCATGACGGTCATTTTTATTTAGAAGATGGTGGTAGCGTTTACATTCCTACAGCAGGGGCAAACAGTAATGGTTGGGGAAATACTGGCTCTACCCACACACAAGGAGAAGACTTAAAAGCGCTGCCTGTAAAAATGGATATCACTTGGGCATCTTATATAGAGAAGAAATTTTATACAGGCAGTTGGGATATGCCCATCGATACTCTAAAAAAACTTTTTGAAAAAGGAACTATTGCTTGGCGAGATGGCAGAATATCGAATTATTCCGAAATAAGAGTAAGTTGTGCACCTGGTGGTATAGTGGTGGTTTGGGTATATGGTGATGACCAGCAAATAGAAGTAGCTCGTTTTCAAGCAACTGAAACCCATGTAGCTATGAAAGAATTAATTCCTGCAAATCCAACTCTCACATATGAAAAATATTTTGATGTGTCAGAATCTGTTCCAGAAGCTTATGAAAATCTAAAAAAGAGTGGTATCCAATACGATATTTGGGATATTTACCGTAAAAAATACAATTGGCGAGCTCGTGTCGAAATTCCAAATCATAAGCTCATGAACATCGGGTTTAAGATGTATAATGGAGAAGAGGAAACTATTTTTAACAAAAAAATTATAGAACCCATTCAGGAAAATCTTTTTGAGTTAAGAGCTATACCTAAACAACTTAATTTTATTTTCGAAGACAACAAAAAGCTTCAAACTGTTTTTGAAGTTAAACCCTTTGACGAAGAAGAAATTATGGGGTTATTCAAACATGCAGACCCAAGTAAGCCAATAGAAATAATATTACGCATGAACGAGGATTTTAGTAACCGAAGTTTAATTTTTAAACAGGGAGAGAAGGAAATTTCTATCAAGAAAATTGATTTCGAGAATATGTGGAAGTATGAAAATTAA